In the Marinomonas algicola genome, one interval contains:
- a CDS encoding ABC transporter ATP-binding protein: MATIKLTNVIKRFHDIETIHGVNLDLEDGEFVVFVGPSGCGKSTLLRLIAGLEEITDGTLEIDGQNMNDVAPADRGVAMVFQSYALYPHMTVEENMSFGLRMTGGDPEVIKKRVSHAADILQLGPLLDRKPKQLSGGQRQRVAIGRAIVREPKVFLFDEPLSNLDAELRVDMRVQIAKLHNQLSATMVYVTHDQVEAMTLADKIVVLRAGNIEQVGSPMALYHNPANEFVAGFMGSPRMNFMEAKVTAIDNADRITIEVAGQQIKLKADTTQVSVNEKVSLGLRPEHLTPFNEESGIALDIEIDVAEHLGGLSYLYGSCHGQSLTIEVSGQDLSRHGDVLKIGATLSDCYLFNSKGQALVQRPVPTR, encoded by the coding sequence ATGGCGACCATAAAACTAACAAATGTCATTAAACGCTTTCACGATATCGAAACCATTCATGGGGTAAATCTAGATTTAGAAGACGGTGAGTTTGTCGTTTTCGTCGGCCCATCAGGCTGTGGTAAATCCACTCTATTGCGTTTGATTGCTGGCTTAGAAGAGATTACTGACGGCACCCTTGAAATTGATGGACAAAACATGAATGACGTTGCTCCAGCGGATCGCGGTGTCGCCATGGTATTCCAATCCTATGCTCTTTATCCTCATATGACGGTCGAAGAGAATATGAGTTTTGGCCTTCGTATGACAGGAGGAGACCCTGAAGTTATTAAGAAACGAGTCTCTCATGCGGCCGATATTCTTCAATTAGGCCCTCTTCTTGATCGTAAACCGAAGCAGCTTTCTGGTGGTCAACGTCAACGTGTTGCCATTGGTCGCGCGATTGTTCGTGAACCAAAAGTATTTTTATTTGATGAGCCGCTATCCAACCTAGACGCCGAACTGCGTGTTGATATGCGAGTACAAATAGCGAAATTGCATAATCAGCTTTCTGCAACGATGGTTTATGTTACTCACGACCAAGTTGAAGCCATGACACTCGCGGACAAAATTGTCGTCCTACGTGCTGGTAATATAGAGCAGGTTGGCTCTCCGATGGCACTTTATCATAACCCAGCAAATGAATTTGTGGCCGGTTTTATGGGGTCGCCCCGTATGAATTTTATGGAAGCTAAGGTAACCGCAATCGATAATGCCGATAGGATCACCATCGAAGTGGCCGGTCAGCAGATTAAATTAAAAGCCGATACAACGCAGGTTTCTGTAAACGAAAAAGTTTCCTTAGGTCTTAGACCCGAGCATTTAACGCCATTCAATGAAGAGTCAGGCATTGCCCTTGATATTGAAATCGATGTGGCGGAACACCTAGGAGGATTAAGTTACTTATACGGTAGCTGCCATGGACAAAGCCTAACCATTGAAGTTTCGGGTCAAGACTTAAGCCGTCATGGTGATGTGCTAAAAATTGGTGCTACGTTATCAGACTGCTACTTATTTAACAGTAAAGGCCAAGCATTGGTTCAAAGACCAGTACCAACCCGATAA
- a CDS encoding alpha-galactosidase: MTALANTGFYRQDKAGKTLILACPEKGAPELVYFGLALPFDTPSENVYLAMQSGVPQAMLEEPPRLSLLPEAGRGWLQSPAVEVTALDRPTWAAVWSLDKVVEQNLGFSVYLSDAVAELAVCLNIALLESGVLSQKITLTNNGTTQMNVERLACTLPVPEYFTERMGFYGRWCQEFQQERSSWQSTWLQENRQGRNSHANFPCVIVGEEGFDELKGTVIGAHLAWSGNHRIKADYTILGHRFIQAEALYLPGEMVLQPNASISTPEFLASVSDQGLNAMSQAFHREARTRLQLSKPRPVHLNTWEAFYFEHDLESLKALADAAAEVGVERYILDDGWFKGRDHDQAALGDWFVDNKKYPDGLMPLIQHVKDLGMEFGLWFEPEMLNPDSDLFRDHPEWALQLPQYEAVLGRYQLVLNLANPDAYAYIRERLLSLLSEYPIDYIKWDMNREYTQPGSDIHPEAHAQVLALYGLLKEINDAFPQLEIESCASGGARVDFGILNYTKRFWASDCNDALERSVIQRGFSYFFPPEVMGAHIGPDQSHTTSRKHDVTFRAGTAMLGHLGIEWNLLEANQEQKQTLRRWLSHYKALRNISHTGRNWRLPSADGRAQTQWALNQDGVAGFAVYSQLAMPKQAQPLPVRFPGLIAEQTYEITILEHSALGGHLMKTPPSWWGQSLTLNGATLSNIGLQLPIIDPEALILLTIQAVSATEKN, encoded by the coding sequence ATGACAGCATTGGCAAACACTGGGTTTTATCGACAGGATAAAGCCGGTAAAACATTGATATTAGCTTGTCCAGAAAAGGGGGCGCCTGAATTGGTGTACTTTGGTCTGGCGCTGCCATTCGATACACCGTCGGAAAATGTGTATCTTGCTATGCAATCAGGTGTACCACAAGCCATGCTTGAGGAGCCGCCTAGATTGAGTTTATTACCAGAAGCGGGGCGTGGCTGGTTGCAATCCCCCGCCGTTGAGGTGACTGCGTTAGATAGACCCACGTGGGCGGCTGTCTGGTCTCTTGATAAGGTGGTGGAACAGAACCTCGGTTTTAGTGTGTATTTGAGTGATGCCGTGGCTGAGTTGGCTGTCTGTCTTAATATTGCGCTGTTAGAGTCGGGCGTTCTGTCTCAAAAAATCACCTTAACAAATAACGGCACCACCCAGATGAATGTAGAGCGTTTAGCTTGCACTCTACCTGTGCCTGAGTACTTTACTGAACGCATGGGCTTTTATGGTCGTTGGTGCCAAGAGTTTCAGCAAGAACGTTCTAGCTGGCAATCCACCTGGTTGCAAGAAAATCGCCAAGGGCGGAATTCACATGCGAATTTTCCTTGCGTTATCGTCGGTGAGGAGGGCTTTGACGAACTCAAGGGTACTGTCATTGGGGCTCATCTTGCGTGGTCAGGTAACCATAGAATAAAAGCCGATTACACCATTTTAGGGCATCGATTTATTCAAGCCGAAGCCTTGTATCTTCCTGGGGAAATGGTGCTTCAACCGAACGCTTCTATAAGCACCCCTGAGTTTCTAGCGAGTGTCAGTGATCAAGGCTTGAATGCAATGAGTCAGGCTTTTCACCGGGAAGCACGTACTCGGTTACAGCTTTCGAAGCCAAGACCGGTACATTTAAATACGTGGGAAGCCTTTTACTTTGAACACGATCTTGAGTCGTTAAAAGCGCTTGCGGATGCGGCGGCAGAAGTAGGGGTGGAGCGTTATATCCTAGATGATGGGTGGTTTAAAGGTCGGGATCACGATCAGGCCGCCTTAGGGGATTGGTTTGTCGATAACAAAAAATACCCAGATGGGTTAATGCCTCTAATACAACATGTAAAAGACCTAGGTATGGAGTTCGGGCTTTGGTTTGAGCCAGAGATGCTGAACCCTGATTCGGATTTATTCAGAGATCATCCTGAGTGGGCGTTACAGCTACCGCAATATGAGGCGGTGTTAGGTCGTTATCAATTGGTACTTAACCTAGCGAATCCAGACGCTTATGCCTACATTCGCGAACGTTTATTGAGTCTGTTATCGGAATACCCTATTGATTATATTAAATGGGATATGAACCGAGAATATACGCAGCCAGGTAGTGATATTCATCCTGAAGCGCATGCACAGGTTCTGGCGTTATACGGTTTGCTAAAAGAAATAAATGATGCTTTTCCTCAATTAGAAATTGAAAGTTGTGCTTCTGGTGGCGCACGCGTTGATTTTGGCATTTTAAATTATACCAAGCGGTTTTGGGCTTCCGATTGTAACGATGCTTTGGAGCGCAGCGTTATCCAACGGGGTTTTAGCTATTTTTTTCCACCGGAAGTGATGGGGGCTCACATTGGCCCAGATCAAAGTCATACAACCAGCCGAAAGCACGATGTGACTTTTCGAGCGGGCACTGCCATGTTGGGTCATTTAGGGATTGAATGGAACTTGCTGGAGGCCAACCAGGAACAGAAGCAGACATTACGCCGTTGGTTATCCCATTATAAAGCCTTAAGAAATATTTCTCATACAGGACGCAATTGGCGATTGCCCAGTGCCGATGGCCGAGCACAAACTCAATGGGCTTTAAATCAAGACGGTGTAGCGGGTTTTGCTGTCTATTCGCAGTTGGCTATGCCTAAACAAGCGCAGCCGTTACCGGTTCGTTTCCCTGGATTAATTGCCGAACAAACTTATGAAATAACCATTTTAGAGCACAGTGCTTTGGGAGGGCATTTGATGAAAACACCCCCTTCATGGTGGGGGCAGTCTTTGACATTAAATGGAGCCACCTTGAGTAATATCGGTTTGCAGTTACCTATTATTGATCCCGAAGCGCTTATCTTGCTGACTATTCAAGCCGTTTCGGCTACGGAGAAAAATTAA
- a CDS encoding carbohydrate ABC transporter permease: protein MFPTPIEKLSAPANISYRVAIWIALLLWLLPMAAVLLTSARSVADINAGNYWGIPSEWMIIENYVQVFQATPMAKYLMNSILITVPAVAGAVALSTLAGYSLAKFKFKGSVALFATFIAGNFVPFQILMIPVRDLTIDMGLYDSATGLILFHIAFQTGFCTLFMRNFIVALPDELIEAARVEGVSEWKIFWYVVLPLVRPALAALSVLIFTFIWNDYFWALVLVQSDEVRPITAGISALKGQWLASWQLISAGSIIAALPPVVLFFAMQKHFIAGLTLGATKG from the coding sequence ATGTTTCCTACACCAATTGAAAAATTATCGGCCCCAGCAAACATCAGTTACCGAGTGGCTATATGGATCGCCTTATTATTGTGGTTATTGCCTATGGCCGCGGTGCTATTAACCTCCGCGAGATCGGTTGCAGACATCAATGCGGGTAACTATTGGGGCATTCCCAGTGAATGGATGATCATTGAAAACTACGTTCAGGTTTTTCAAGCGACTCCCATGGCTAAGTATTTAATGAATTCTATTTTGATTACCGTACCTGCGGTGGCTGGAGCCGTGGCTTTATCTACGCTTGCGGGTTATTCCTTGGCTAAATTCAAGTTCAAGGGGTCTGTCGCTCTGTTTGCAACCTTTATTGCTGGTAACTTTGTACCATTCCAGATCTTAATGATTCCTGTACGTGATTTGACCATTGATATGGGTCTGTATGATTCTGCAACCGGTTTAATCCTGTTCCATATCGCCTTCCAGACTGGGTTTTGTACCTTGTTTATGCGTAACTTCATTGTTGCTCTGCCTGATGAATTAATTGAAGCGGCTAGAGTGGAAGGTGTCAGTGAATGGAAGATCTTTTGGTATGTTGTTTTGCCATTGGTTCGTCCAGCATTGGCGGCCTTGTCGGTATTGATTTTTACCTTTATCTGGAATGACTATTTCTGGGCATTAGTGCTGGTTCAAAGTGATGAAGTTCGCCCTATAACCGCCGGTATTAGTGCGCTTAAAGGCCAGTGGTTAGCCTCTTGGCAACTTATCTCAGCAGGTTCTATTATCGCGGCACTGCCACCTGTAGTGCTTTTCTTTGCGATGCAAAAACATTTCATTGCAGGCTTAACGCTTGGCGCAACGAAGGGGTAA
- a CDS encoding thiamine pyrophosphate-dependent dehydrogenase E1 component subunit alpha encodes MSDIHKTDAPIVHRPIFADSTSLTLPTLRILQEDGHLYPGAELPDIDQTLALKIYDTFLFIRALDERMLASQRQGRISFYMTETGEEAADIGSTAALKNDDMIMAQYREQGALAFRGFTPDQFMNQIFSNEKDLGKGRQMPIHYGSQKLHYMTVSSPLATQLPQATGYAYGLKAQSKANCVICYFGEGAASEGDFHAALNMAGVYKVPVIFFCRNNGYAISTPSKEQFAGDGIAPRGVAYGLKTIRVDGNDVLAVLKATQEARKLAVEQHQPVLIEAMTYRLGAHSSSDDPSGYRNKEEEDVWRIKCPVTRMKRWLILQGWWDEEQDEALKQQHRQTVVDAMKKGEKVSPPPLDDLFTDVYDTLPWNLEEQKADLEEHIRRYPESYKKSSWRFGHE; translated from the coding sequence ATGAGTGATATTCACAAAACAGATGCACCGATCGTGCATCGACCTATATTTGCGGACAGTACATCATTAACCCTACCGACTTTGCGAATTCTTCAAGAAGACGGACACCTCTACCCAGGTGCTGAGCTACCTGATATCGATCAAACTCTAGCACTCAAGATATACGATACCTTCCTCTTTATACGTGCACTAGATGAGCGAATGTTAGCGTCTCAGCGTCAAGGTCGTATCAGTTTTTACATGACTGAAACGGGGGAAGAGGCCGCCGACATCGGCAGTACAGCCGCCTTGAAAAATGACGATATGATCATGGCTCAGTATCGCGAACAAGGAGCGCTTGCCTTTCGAGGATTTACCCCAGACCAGTTTATGAATCAAATTTTTTCTAATGAGAAAGATTTGGGAAAAGGTCGCCAAATGCCTATTCACTATGGCTCACAGAAGCTTCATTACATGACGGTGTCATCTCCATTAGCCACTCAGTTACCCCAAGCCACAGGTTATGCTTACGGATTAAAAGCCCAGTCAAAAGCCAACTGCGTGATTTGCTACTTTGGAGAGGGAGCCGCTTCCGAGGGTGACTTCCATGCCGCGTTAAACATGGCAGGGGTTTACAAGGTGCCCGTTATTTTCTTTTGCCGTAATAATGGTTACGCCATTTCAACACCCTCTAAAGAACAATTTGCAGGCGATGGCATTGCCCCTAGGGGTGTTGCCTATGGACTGAAAACCATTCGAGTAGATGGTAATGATGTATTAGCTGTATTAAAAGCCACTCAAGAAGCTCGAAAGTTGGCGGTAGAACAACACCAACCTGTCTTAATAGAAGCCATGACGTATCGTCTCGGAGCCCACTCAAGTTCTGACGACCCAAGTGGTTACCGTAACAAAGAAGAAGAAGATGTTTGGCGTATTAAATGCCCTGTCACCCGCATGAAGCGTTGGTTAATCCTTCAAGGTTGGTGGGATGAAGAGCAGGATGAAGCGCTGAAGCAGCAACATCGTCAAACTGTGGTTGACGCCATGAAAAAAGGCGAAAAAGTCTCACCTCCCCCATTAGATGATCTCTTTACTGATGTCTATGACACCCTCCCTTGGAATTTGGAAGAACAGAAAGCCGATCTCGAAGAGCA
- a CDS encoding IclR family transcriptional regulator, translated as MTETNTKSGGSSLSKALTILKEVCCTNTPLRFADLVERSELPKATTHRILSTLTDEGLVRLDDHSQLYHPGYGLLELAHKAWSTLDIRDIAADQMRELWKETGETIHLAVLDRGDVIYIDKLESQKSLRLFSAVGKKGPVYCTGVGKALAAFLPEAQLQEIIATQRFIKHTETTLNSEEKLREDLIRIRKSGISLDLQEHEEGIQCAASTIFNYRNEPIAALSITAPAFRVDEDRFLHFQQRIKEACAEISSRMGAQPLTKNQD; from the coding sequence ATGACTGAAACCAATACCAAAAGTGGTGGTTCGTCACTCAGTAAAGCACTAACAATATTAAAAGAGGTTTGTTGCACGAATACACCTCTTAGATTTGCCGACTTAGTGGAACGCTCCGAATTACCTAAAGCAACGACACATAGAATCCTGTCTACCTTGACAGACGAAGGCCTCGTTCGTTTAGACGATCATTCTCAGCTGTATCACCCTGGCTACGGCTTGTTAGAACTCGCTCATAAAGCCTGGTCTACCTTAGATATACGCGATATCGCCGCAGATCAAATGCGTGAACTGTGGAAAGAAACGGGAGAAACCATTCACTTAGCGGTCTTAGATCGCGGGGATGTTATCTATATTGACAAACTGGAAAGTCAAAAAAGTTTGCGTTTGTTTTCCGCTGTCGGAAAAAAAGGGCCCGTTTATTGTACGGGTGTCGGTAAGGCATTAGCCGCTTTTTTACCTGAAGCACAGTTACAAGAAATTATCGCGACTCAACGCTTTATTAAGCACACAGAGACAACCCTTAATAGCGAAGAAAAACTCAGAGAAGATTTAATTCGCATTAGAAAGTCAGGTATCTCACTTGACTTACAAGAGCATGAAGAAGGCATTCAATGTGCCGCTTCCACTATCTTCAACTATCGTAATGAACCGATTGCAGCCCTAAGCATTACGGCACCAGCATTTCGAGTAGATGAAGATCGTTTCCTACATTTCCAACAGCGCATAAAAGAAGCCTGCGCGGAAATATCATCAAGAATGGGGGCACAGCCTCTCACTAAAAATCAGGACTGA
- a CDS encoding carbohydrate ABC transporter permease has translation MQKMHSKQQKWMPMLFLAPAVIMFSVYVILPIVQSILLSLYEWDGLGEKTFIGLDNYIELFADEQFWVALKNNIYWMVFYMLAPPLGLAIALFLNQKVMGIRLVKSMFFFPFVISQVVIGLVFSWFYDPTYGLFNIVWTGMGFEPVAILSDENWVTFGIIAAGLWPQIAYCMILYLTGLNNLSPDQIEAARLDGAHGWKMLWHVILPQLRPATFIAIVVTVIGALRSFDLVATMTGGGPFGSSNVLAYFMYEQSIFNYRAGYGAAIATVLFLIMDIYIAYFLWRMLKSEKA, from the coding sequence ATGCAGAAAATGCATAGCAAACAGCAAAAGTGGATGCCGATGCTCTTTTTAGCGCCAGCGGTTATCATGTTTTCTGTTTATGTCATTTTGCCCATCGTACAGAGCATTTTGCTCAGCTTGTATGAATGGGATGGGTTAGGTGAAAAAACCTTTATTGGCTTAGATAACTACATTGAGTTATTTGCCGACGAACAATTTTGGGTGGCACTAAAAAACAATATTTATTGGATGGTTTTTTATATGCTTGCCCCTCCTTTGGGTTTAGCAATCGCATTATTTTTGAATCAAAAAGTAATGGGTATACGTCTTGTTAAGTCTATGTTTTTCTTTCCTTTTGTGATTTCGCAAGTCGTTATTGGCTTGGTGTTTTCATGGTTCTATGATCCAACGTACGGCCTTTTTAATATTGTTTGGACAGGTATGGGATTTGAGCCTGTGGCCATTCTGTCTGATGAGAACTGGGTTACCTTTGGCATTATCGCGGCAGGTCTTTGGCCTCAGATTGCCTATTGCATGATCTTATATCTCACAGGGTTAAATAACCTCAGTCCAGATCAAATAGAAGCGGCTCGGTTGGATGGTGCTCATGGTTGGAAAATGTTGTGGCACGTTATTTTACCGCAACTTCGCCCCGCAACCTTTATCGCTATTGTTGTGACTGTCATAGGCGCTCTGCGCAGTTTCGACTTGGTGGCGACCATGACTGGCGGTGGACCATTCGGTAGCTCTAATGTATTGGCGTATTTCATGTACGAGCAGTCGATCTTTAATTATCGTGCTGGCTATGGTGCCGCCATTGCTACTGTATTGTTCTTGATTATGGATATTTATATTGCCTACTTCTTGTGGCGCATGCTGAAGAGTGAGAAAGCCTAA
- a CDS encoding DUF2306 domain-containing protein yields MTYMYLAYFHLATVLPAFFIGTYLLIRRKGTPIHKILGQAYMLLMLISAITSLFMEARIGWQVLGHFGPIHLFSLLVLYLVPTAYIAARTGNIKRHKSNMIGLYLGGLLIAGSFAFMPGRLLHGWLFS; encoded by the coding sequence ATGACGTATATGTATTTGGCTTATTTTCACCTGGCAACTGTTCTACCTGCTTTTTTCATTGGTACCTATTTATTGATACGCCGTAAAGGGACACCAATACATAAGATTCTTGGACAAGCTTACATGCTACTTATGCTGATTTCAGCCATCACTTCATTGTTTATGGAGGCACGTATTGGGTGGCAGGTATTAGGTCATTTTGGTCCCATTCATTTGTTTAGTTTGCTGGTTTTATACCTAGTTCCAACCGCCTATATTGCGGCTCGAACAGGCAATATTAAACGCCATAAAAGCAATATGATTGGACTCTATTTAGGTGGGTTACTCATCGCGGGCAGCTTTGCTTTCATGCCTGGCCGTTTATTACATGGGTGGTTATTTAGTTAA